In one window of Verrucomicrobiia bacterium DNA:
- a CDS encoding prepilin-type N-terminal cleavage/methylation domain-containing protein, which produces MKKEAIQQTDAAKSARAGLRPGTRGFTLIELLVVIAIIAILAAMLLPALSKAKAKAQGISCLNNLKQLQLGWLLYSGDNDDKVVRTGGLAVLALDPLDPLAQPGGSKSQWVLGSVADTEPAAATNEMLIKNGLLFPFINSLKVYKCPADKKTVAGGPTVRSMSMNAWMNPIQDEGQLDTVNYTVFRRQANIRNPANTWVTIDENPNSINDGWFLVRPNVPTVWRDVPAAYHNNAGGMSFADGHAEIKRWTDNAVISQAGSYARKDPNSRDLDWLIERTTVHN; this is translated from the coding sequence GCCAAATCAGCGCGCGCCGGACTGCGGCCGGGCACCAGGGGTTTTACGCTGATCGAATTGCTGGTGGTGATTGCCATCATCGCCATTCTGGCCGCCATGCTTCTGCCCGCCTTGAGCAAGGCCAAGGCGAAGGCGCAAGGCATCAGCTGCCTGAACAACCTCAAACAATTGCAGTTGGGCTGGCTGCTGTATTCCGGCGACAACGATGACAAGGTCGTCCGCACTGGCGGGCTCGCGGTGCTTGCACTCGACCCGCTGGATCCGCTGGCGCAACCCGGCGGCAGCAAATCCCAGTGGGTGCTGGGCAGCGTGGCCGACACCGAGCCGGCCGCTGCCACCAACGAAATGCTCATCAAAAACGGCCTGCTGTTTCCGTTCATCAACAGCCTCAAAGTTTACAAGTGCCCGGCCGACAAGAAGACCGTTGCCGGCGGCCCGACAGTGCGCAGCATGTCCATGAACGCGTGGATGAATCCCATTCAGGATGAAGGCCAGTTGGACACGGTCAATTACACCGTTTTCCGACGGCAGGCGAACATCCGGAATCCAGCAAATACGTGGGTGACCATCGACGAAAATCCGAACAGCATCAACGACGGCTGGTTTTTGGTGCGACCCAACGTGCCGACCGTCTGGCGCGACGTGCCGGCTGCGTATCACAACAATGCCGGCGGCATGTCATTTGCCGACGGACATGCGGAAATCAAACGTTGGACCGACAACGCGGTCATCTCTCAGGCGGGTTCTTACGCACGCAAGGATCCCAACTCGCGCGATCTGGACTGGCTGATCGAGCGCACCACTGTGCATAATTGA